Proteins from a single region of Primulina tabacum isolate GXHZ01 chromosome 5, ASM2559414v2, whole genome shotgun sequence:
- the LOC142546223 gene encoding putative polyribonucleotide nucleotidyltransferase 1, chloroplastic yields the protein MLAARPNSTFHAPPFHSKVSTSKKAALFSQFSTLNCFNSSVNRHFASILLPNSVSRICRTRKSRNGGRKWTSTLFTRLRIEASLTAEDNARIEEAPLPLQPSAPYSIKIPVGDRHIFVETGHMGRQASGAVTVTDGETIIYTTVCVAEDPSEPSDFFPLWVNYQEKFSAAGRTSGGFFKREGKTKDREVLICRLIDRPLRPTMLKGFYHETQILSWVLSYDGLHPPDSLAITAAGIAVALSEVPNSKAIAGVRIGLIDDKFVVNPTTKEIENSKLDLMLAGTDSAIFMIEGYCDFLPEEKLLQAVELGQNAVRTICKEVETLVKMCGKPKMLDAIKLPPPELYEHVEEIAGDELVQALQIKSKIPRKKALSSLEEKVLSIFTEKGFVSKTEAVVTSEVVQDLLDDEEEDEEFVVDGEVDEGDVHIKPVSKKPTPLLYSEVDVKLVFKEVSSKFLRRCIVEGGKRSDGRKPEDLRLINSRCGLLPRAHGSALFTRGETQSLAVVTLGDKQMAQRLDNLVDEDEFKRFYLQYSFPPSCVGEVGRQGAPSRREIGHGMLAERALEPILPSEDHFPYTIRVESTITESNGSSSMASVCGGCLALQDAGVPVKSSISGIAMGMVVNTEEFGGDGTPLILSDITGGEDASGDMDFKVAGNEDGVTAFQMDIKVGGITIPVMKEALLQAREGRKQILAEMSKCFPPPSKKLSKYAPIIHIMKVKPDRVNLIIGSGGKKVKSIIEETGVESIETQDNGIVKISSKDSLSLEKSKAIISNLTMVPTVGDIYRNCEIKSIAPYGVFVEISPGREGLCHISELSTSWLAKAEDAVKVGDTIDVKLIEINGKGQLRLSRRALLPDSNTQNMGTKQRTVDLSEESTEKGKQNSVTRAVEVENAEPSNELSVDIKVRRSSKSKPVEANTLMEDKFVKELVSSAKDELESDRNRPKKSSDKPAISISSKNETTVVNGEVESG from the exons ATGCTTGCGGCACGCCCCAATTCAACCTTCCACGCCCCACCGTTTCATTCCAAAGTGTCAACTTCCAAGAAAGCTGCATTATTTTCTCAATTTTCTACTTTGAATTGCTTTAATTCCTCGGTTAATCGTCATTTTGCTTCCATTTTGTTGCCGAATTCCGTATCTCGAATTTGCAGAACGAGAAAATCAAGAAACGGAGGCAGGAAGTGGACGAGTACATTGTTTACTCGATTAAGGATTGAAGCTTCTTTAACGGCGGAAGATAATGCTCGCATTGAGGAGGCTCCGTTACCGCTACAACCCTCCGCTCCTTATTCCATCAAAATCCCAGTCGGCGATCGTCAT ATATTTGTTGAGACAGGTCACATGGGGAGACAAGCTAGTGGAGCTGTTACGGTTACAGATGGAGAAACC aTCATCTACACAACTGTTTGTGTGGCTGAGGATCCTAGTGAGCCTTCTGATTTTTTTCCTCTTTGGGTAAATTATCAAGAAAAATTTTCGGCAGCTGGTCGAACCAG TGGAGGATTTTTTAAACGAGAGGGAAAGACCAAGGATCGTGAG GTTCTCATTTGCCGACTCATAGATAGACCTCTTCGCCCAACGATGCTCAAGGGATTTTATCATGAAACACAGATATTATCTTGG GTATTAAGTTATGATGGTTTACACCCCCCAGATTCTTTGGCAATAACAGCAGCTGGAATTGCAGT AGCTCTTTCAGAGGTGCCAAATTCTAAAGCTATTGCTGGGGTACGAATTGGTCTTATTGACGACAAGTTTGTTGTGAATCCAACTACCAAGGAGATAGAAAACTCTAAGCTGGACTTGATGCTAGCAGGGACAGATAGTGCAATATTTATGATAGag GGTTATTGCGACTTCCTTCCAGAAGAGAAGTTATTGCAAGCTGTAGAACTTGGACAG AATGCAGTGCGGACTATTTGCAAAGAGGTGGAAACATTGGTGAAGATGTGCGGGAAACCAAAAATGCTTGACGCAATCAAATTACCCCCTCCTGAGCTGTATGAGCATGTCGAA GAAATTGCAGGTGATGAATTAGTTCAAGCTCTTCAAATTAAGAGCAAAATCCCTAGAAAGAAGGCGTTATCATCTTTGGAAGAAAAGGTGTTGAGCATATTTACAGAAAAGGGATTTGTTAGTAAAACAGAAGCTGTTGTTACTAGTGAAGTGGTCCAGGACTTGCTTGATGAcgaagaagaggatgaagagTTTGTAGTGGACGGTGAAGTTGATGAAGGTGATGTTCATATAAAGCCAGTCTCAAAAAAACCCACCCCATTG CTTTACTCTGAGGTAGATGTGAAGCTTGTTTTCAAAGAAGTTTCATCCAAGTTTTTGAGGAGGTGTATTGTGGAG GGAGGAAAAAGAAGTGACGGCAGAAAACCAGAGGATTTACGGCTTATTAATTCACGTTGCGGATTGCTTCCTAGAGCTCATGGAAGTGCTCTTTTTACTCGTGGTGAAACACAG TCATTAGCTGTGGTTACGCTTGGTGATAAACAAATGGCACAGAGGCTAGACAACCTTGTGGATGAAGATGAGTTCAAGAGATTTTATCTTCAG TACTCTTTTCCTCCCTCATGTGTTGGAGAAGTTGGCCGTCAAGGAGCACCATCTAGAAGAGAGATTGGACATGGAATGCTTGCGGAGAGAGCTCTGGAGCCTATATTACCTTCAGAAGATCACTTCCCTTACACTATTCGTGTTGAGAGTACCATAACAGAAAGCAATGGCTCTTCAAG TATGGCCTCTGTGTGTGGGGGGTGCTTAGCTCTACAAGATGCTGGCGTTCCAGTCAAGAGTTCAATTTCTGGAATAGCAATGGGTATGGTCGTGAACACTGAAGAGTTTGGAGGAGATGGTACTCCACTTATCCTATCTGACATAACAGGGGGTGAAGATGCTTCAGGAGATATGGATTTCAAG GTTGCTGGAAACGAAGACGGGGTTACTGCATTCCAGATGGACATAAAG GTGGGAGGAATTACTATACCAGTCATGAAAGAAGCTCTCCTGCAAGCGAGAGAGGGTCGAAAGCAAATTCTTG CGGAGATGTCAAAATGCTTTCCTCCTCCTTCGAAGAAACTCTCCAAATATGCTCCTATAATTCATATTATGAAG GTGAAACCAGATAGGGTTAACCTTATCATTGGTTCAGGTGGGAAAAAAGTGAAAAGCATAATTGAGGAGACTGGAGTCGAGTCTATAGAGACTCAAGATAATGGAATT GTTAAGATATCCTCTAAAGATTCGTTGAGTTTGGAGAAATCTAAAGCCATTATTAGCAACCTCACTATGGTTCCAACTGTTGGCGACATTTACAG GAACTGCGAGATCAAATCTATTGCTCCATATGGAGTTTTTGTGGAGATTTCACCTGGCCGAGAG GGACTATGTCACATTAGTGAATTGAGCACAAGTTGGTTGGCAAAGGCAGAAGAT GCTGTCAAAGTTGGAGATACTATTGATGTAAAGCTCATTGAG ATCAATGGAAAAGGCCAACTTCGGTTGAGCCGGCGTGCATTACTTCCAGATTCTAACACTCAGAATATGGGCACAAAGCAACGTACTGTTGACCTTAGTGAAGAAAGTACCGAGAAGGGTAAACAAAACAGTGTCACGAGGGCTGTGGAAGTTGAAAATGCTGAACCATCCAATGAATTAAGTGTTGATATTAAAGTCAGGAGGTCCTCCAAAAGTAAGCCTGTAGAGGCCAATACCCTCATGGAGGACAAGTTTGTCAAGGAATTGGTGAGTTCGGCAAAAGATGAACTTGAATCTGACAGAAATAGGCCAAAGAAAAGCAGCGACAAACCTGCCATCAGTATTTCCAGCAAGAATGAAACCACCGTAGTAAATGGAGAAGTCGAAAGTGGATAA